GGATTAAAATCAGGGCGAGGACAGGGAGCAGGACCGCATCAGGGACTAACCCTAACAGCTTACCGCCTATGATTGCCCCGACCACTGACCCGGCCGCCATTGTCAATGCGAAGCGCCAGTGCTCGCGAATGACAACAAAGCTTCGGTCACCGCTATAACGCGCAAAACCCACAAGCATGGTCGGGAGGCTCACGGCAAGGGACAGGCTTCCGGCGAGCTTTATGTCGGCGCCGAACAGGAGCATCAGGGTTGGAATAAGCAGTTCACCGCCAGCGACGCCCATGAGCGAGGCGACGACACCAATCGCAAAGCCTGCAAGGGCGCCCGCGATCATCTGGGCCGTGCCGTTGAGCAATGACTGTCCGCCGTCCAGAGCATGGCCCCATAGGAGAACGGCAGCCATCACGACAAGCAGCACGGCAATGGTGCGATATAGGGTCTGTGACGTAAGCTTGGTTGCCCAACTGGCCCCGACCCATGCTCCCAGAAGGCTACCCGCCAGCAAATTGACGATGATGGACCAATGGGAGGCGATTGTGTCAAAGGGCACAGTCGCCGCCCTGAATGGCAAGGCGGTCGCCACGACAACCAGGCTCATGGCTTTGTTGAGAATGACGGCTTCAAGAGCGGGAAACCGAAACAGGCTTATCAGGATGGGAAGGCGAAACTCCGCGCCACCCAGTCCGATCAATCCGCCGAGCGTGCCAACTGCCGTCCCAGAGCCGAACGCAGCGATTTTAGATTTCATGTTTTCGGACAGCGCTTCTCTGGCGCCAGTCGTTTGAATGCGTCATCGAATGCCCGCCCAGATTCGTCAGCCTCAATGCGCCGAGCAGCTTGCTTGAACCGCTCTTCATACTCAAGAGACTACGAGGGCAGGGTCGCCAGCAGCGCCGTCAGTCCCTCGCGATAGGTCGGAAAGAGCAGCCGGTAGCCGAGCTCCTGCTTGATGCGCTTGTTGGAGACCCGCTTCGATTCGGCATAGAAGCTCTTCGCCATCGGCGAGAGAGCGGCGGCGTCGAAGGCGATCTCGGGCGGCGGCGGCCGGTCGAGGAGCTCGGCCGCGAAGGCGACGACCTCTTGCGGCGGGCACGGCTCATCGTCGCAGACATTGTAGGCGCGTTCCGGATCGGGCCTGGCGATCGAGGCCTCGAGCACGCCGGCAATGTCCTCGACATGAATGCGGCTGAAGATCTGGCCTTGCTTCACGATACGCTTCGCCGTGCCGTCGAGGATCGAGACGAGCTGATTGCGCCCCGGACCATAGATGCCGGCCAGACGGAAGATGTGAAGCGGCAGGCCGAGCTCATGCCACTGCGTCTCGGCGGCGAGGCGGCGCTGGCCGCGCTCGGTGGTGGGGGTGAGCGGTGACGTCTCGTCCACCCAGTCGCCATGGCGGTCACCATAGACGCCGGTGGTCGAGAGATAGCCGGCCCATTGGAATTGCCGCGCGCGCTGGCGGAGATCGTCGGCATGACGGCTCAGCACGGGATCGCCTTGCGGTCCGGGCGGTACCGAGATCAATAGGTGAGTGACACCGTCGAAGGCAGATTGAGGAAGCGCGGTGCTGCCGTCGAAGGCCAGCGTCCCGTTTTCGCCTGAACGGCTGGTGCCGGTGACCGTCCAGCCTTTGGCGGTGAGCCGGCGCGCCAGGGCCTGGCCCGTGAATCCTAAACCGAAACAGAAGAGATGGGGCATGTCAGGCCTTCTGCCATTCGGCCGCGACCGCGTCATCCGTTTCCTGCTGCGCATGTTTGTCACGCAGGTGTGAGAAATCCCCCTCGGGCAGCAGCCGAGACAGCGCCCACACCGCCATCGCGCGGACCAGAGCGGAGGTGTCGCCGAGCAGGCGCTCGGCTTCCGGCGCCAGCCCGGCGTCGCCCGAATTGCCGATGGCGATCAGCACATTGCGGATGAAGCGGTCGCGGCCGCTGCGCTTGACGGGCGAAGCGGTGAACAGCGCGCGGAAGGCCTGATCGTCGAGGCGGGCGAGATCGGCGAGCCGGGGGGCGATGAGGTCGCCACGCGCCTTGAGCTTCGCCTCCCGGGCAATGCCGGCGAACTTGTTCCACGGACACACCGCGAGGCAGTCGTCGCAGCCAAAGATGCGGTTGCCGATGGCGGCGCGCAATTCGCGGTCGATATGGCCCTTATGCTCGATGGTAAGATAGGAGATACAGCGGCGCGCATCGAGCTGATAGGGCGCTGGGAACGCATGTGTCGGGCAGATATCGAGGCAGGCCCGGCACGAGCCGCAGTGATCGCTCTCCGCTTCGTCACGCTTGAGTTCGGCGGCGCTCAGTATCGCGCCGAGGAAAAACCACGAGCCCAGTTGCCGGGAGACGAGATTGGTGTGCCTGCCTTGCCAGCCGAGACCGGCGGCTTCCGCCAGCGGCTTCTCCATGAGAGGGGCGGTGTCGACGAAGACCTTGACGTCCTGTTGCGTCTCACGCGCCAGCCACTGCGCCACATGCTTGAGCTTGCCCTTGATGACGTCGTGATAGTCGCGCCCCAGCGCATAGACCGATATGACGCCGGTATCCTTGTGCGCGAGCCGGCTCATGGGATCGATCTCGGGACCGTAACTCATGGCGAGCAGGATGACCGAGCGCGCCTCGGGCCAGAGCACATGCGGGTCGGCGCGCCGGTCCGCCGTCTCCTTGAGCCAGCCCATGTCGCCCTCGCGGCCGAGGTCCAGGAATTCCCCGAGCCTCCCTCCCGCTTGCGGCGCCGCGGCGGGATCGGCGATGCGCAGTTCGGCGAAGCCTTCGTCCTTGGCCCTTTCCCTCAGTCTGTCCTCGAGCGATGTCATCCCGCTATTCTATCTCTTTTCCGTCAGCGGGGCGAAAAGCCGGAAATTGAGAAAATCGGATACAGCTCGCCGGCTCTTCAGAAATCGAGATCCGTATAGGATTTGGACGCCGGCATGCCGCGCACGCTGTCGGCGAGGAGCGGTCGGAAGGAGGGCCTCGATTTGAGGCGCTGAAACCACGCCTTGGCGGACGGAAAATCAGCCCACGGAACATCGCCGATATAGTCGATCGCCGAGAAATGTGCCGCGCCGGCGAGATCGGCGAGCGAGAGATGATCACCCGCCAGCCAGTTGCGGCCGTCGGCCAGACGGCCGACATAATCGAGATGGGCCTTCAGCAGGTCGAGACCCTTGCGCACCCGCGTCATCTCGGGCGAGCCGCCGCCCTGTTCGCGCGGCATGAAGCGGCGCACCACTTTCTCGGTCAGCACCGGCTCGGCGACCTCGGCGTAGAATTTCGTGTCGAACCAGCCGGTGAGGCGGCGCACTTCGGCGCGCGCCGCGGCATTGCCGGGTATGAGGGAGGTGGCGCCGTTGCGTGTCTCCTCCAGATATTCGCTCAACGCCTCGACGCCGCTTACCGCCGAGCCGTCGTCTTCAACCAGAACCGGAAGCGTGCCCGCCGCATTGAAGCGGAACAGGTCCGCGGATGGCGCCCAGGGCTGCTCGTCGCGCAATTCGGCCGGGCTGCCATATTCGTTAAGGGCGAGCCGCATGCGGCGGGAATAGGGATCGAGCGTGAAATGATGGAGACGGGGCATCAGCATCCTTGTAACTTGCGAAACTCGCGCTGGAAAATGATCAGCTTGTGATCCGGGCGGAATTCCATCTTAAATCGTCGTAATACAGCGGCGAAATACCGCGCCGCCATTGCCGGGCCGTCATGTCGCATATAGAACCCCGAGAAGCGGGCGGCAAGCGATTCCCCGGGAACATGGTCTCAACATGCCCATCGAACAAATTTTGATTCTGGCCCTGATCCAGGGCATTACCGAATTCCTGCCGATCTCCTCCTCGGGCCATCTGCTACTCGTGCCTTTGCTGACCGGCTGGCCCGATCAGGGACTCATGACCGACGTCATGGTGCATATGGGATCGTTCCTCGCCGTCGTTGTCTATTTCTGGCGTGACATCCTCAAGCTCATCGGCGGCGCCATCGACCTCCTGCGCGGCCGCATGACGGTATGGGGCAAGCTGGCGCTGTTCATCATCGCCGCCACCATACCGGCGGTCATTCTCGGGCCCATTCTCGATAAGATCGGTTTCATGGATGCGGCCCGCAGCATGCCGCAGCTCGTCGCCTGGAACGCCATCATCTTCGGCATATTGCTCTATCTGTGCGACCGCTACGGCCTGTGGGTGAAGCGCATGGAGAACATGACGTTCGGCCAAGCGATGATCATCGGCGTCGCCCAGGCCATTGCCATCATTCCCGGCACCAGCCGCTCCGGCATCACCATGACGGCGGGCCGCGCCTTGGGCTTCGAGCGACCCGAGGCGGCACGTTTCTCCTTTCTCCTCGGCATTCCGGCGATCGCCGGCGCCGGCGTTCTCAAGCTTGGCACCGCGATCAGCGAAGGCCATCCGATTTCCGGCGACCAGCTGCTCACCGCCGCCTTCACCTTCATCGTGGCGCTCGCCACCATCGCGGTGCTGATGAAGCTGGTCAAGGTCACGAGCTTCCTGCCCTTCGCGATCTATCGCGTGGCGCTCGGCGTCATACTCCTGGCGCTCATCTATTCCGGCTACAGCTTCGGCACGGTGCATTAGAGCCTTTCCCGTTTTGATCGGATCAGTGGATTCGATCAAAACGGGACAAAAAGGCTCGATGACATATATCTGGAGCGCTTCCTTGTCGCGAAAGTCGAGCAACTTTCGCGGGAAGCGCTCTAGCATCCCGGCGAAGTGAAATCGCTTCGCCGAAACGTGCCTGCGCGGGAACCTTAATTGAGGTCGACGATCTCTTTCGGCTTGCCCGTCGGGCCGGAGAATTCGCCGGCCTTACGGTAGCGATAGAGATAGGACGGCACGATGGCCTCGATGCCGCGCGGCGTGATGCCGAGCCCCTGCAAGGTGCGGCCCTCCTCGATGGCTTCGGGGCTCACCACATTGTCGTGTTTGAGCAGCTCGACCTGGTCGCTGGTGAGGAGCGGCTTGGGCAGAAGGCCCATGATCATGCCCTGGACGCGCGCCACGGACCACGGCACGGGGACGAGCAGGCGCTTGCGGCCGATCGTCTCCAGGGTGAAATCGATGAGCGAGCGGAAACTTTGGACCTCCGGGCCACCCAGCTCATAGGTCTTACCCGAGGCGACGTTGGCGTCGATCAGCCGCGTCACCGCCCGGGCGATGTCGCCGACGAAGACCGGCTGGAATTTCGTCTCCCCGCCGCCGATCAGCGGTAAGGCCGGCGAGAAACGGGCCATGGCGGCGAATCGGTTGAAGAATTGGTCTTCCGGGCCGAAGACGATCGACGGCCGGAGCACGATCGCACCCTGGAAATTGGCGCGGGCGCGCGCTTCGCCTTCCGCCTTGGACTTGGCGTAGTCACTGGTCGAACCCGCATCGGCGCCGATCGCCGACATCTGGATGAACAGCTTCGCTTTCGCCGCCTTGGCCGCCCTCGCGGTTGCCTCTGCGCCAAAAACATGAATGGCATCAAAGCTTTGCGCCCCGGCACTGTAGAGCACGCCGGTCAGGTTGATGACCGCTTGCGCGCCTTCGCAGACCGCCGCCAGCGAATCCGGATAGCGCACATTGGCCTGCACCGGCATGATCTGGCCCGGCACACCCAGGGGCTGGACATGGCCCGCCAGATCGGGCCTGCGGCAGGCGACCCTGATGCGGTAACCCCGCTTGGCCAGGGCACGGGTGACATGCCGGCCGAGAAAACCGGAGCCGCCGATGAGGGTAATCAGTGTTTCGGAAGGAGCAAGCGTCACGCCGTCAAATCCATCATGTTGACAGGATTTGGGCCTTTTACCGGCGGGCCGCCGCCTTTGCAAAGCCCAAATCGCCCCTCACAAGGCAGTCAGTTGACACTGATGCAATGGATATCTATGAACGCCCGCAATGCCCAGATGGCGGAATTGGTAGACGCACTAGTTTCAGGTACTAGCGCTGAGAGGCGTGGAGGTTCGAGTCCTCTTCTGGGCACCAATTTTTCACTCCCCGAGCTTCGGCTCGGCGAGCCCTCGATCTGACCGAAGCATATGAAATTGGGCAGTCGCATTCCGGAGCGGAATGCGGCGATCGATTGACGGATGGCAGTAAAAATTTACAAGGGCGATTTGCCGGCGGGGCTCGATCTCGGACCGGAAGTCGCGATCGATACCGAAACGCTCGGGCTCAACCCCCTGCGCGACAAGCTCTGTGTGGTGCAATTGTCGTCGGGCGACGGCAATGCTCATCTGGTCCAGCTCGACCGCTCGGCCTATGACGCGCCGCGCCTCAAGGCACTGCTGGAGAACAGAGAAGCGCTCAAGATCTTCCATTTCGCGCGTTTCGATGTCGCCACACTGAAGCATTATCTGGGCGTGGTGACCGGTCCGGTCTACTGCACCAAGATCGCCTCCAAGCTCTCGCGCACCTATACCGACCGGCATGGCCTCAAGGATCTGGTCAAGGAGCTGCTCGGCATCGAGCTCAACAAGCAGCAGCAGAGCTCCGACTGGGGCGCCCATGTCCTGAGTGATTCGCAGAAGCAATACGCCGCCCAGGACGTCCTTTATCTGCACGAACTCAAAGCCAGGCTGGATCAGATGCTGGAGCGCGAGGGCCGCAAGGGCCTGGCGCGCGCCTGTTTCGATTTTGTCCCGGTGCGGGCCGAGCTCGATCTTCTCGGCTGGACCGAAGACGATGTCTTCGCGCATTGACGCCATGCCGCGCGGGGCGCGCCGGCGCAACGCGCGGGCGGCCACGCGCGCACGTCTGGCGCCCTATGTCTCGGCTGCCTTCGGACTCGTCCTGATCGGAGTGGTCCTGGCATTCCTCTACCAGACCGGTGCCTTCACGCCGGCGCCGGCGCCGGTCGAGGAGGCCGTCGTTCCTGCCGACCACGTGACGGTCACCACCTCCACCATCACGGGCCTGGACCGCCAGCAACAGCCCTATTCGATCTCGGCCGTGACGGGCATCCAGGACAAGGCCGAGCCGAAATTCATCAAGCTGGATCAGGTTTCCGGCGCCACCAGCCGCAAGAATGGCGAGGCCATCACCTTCCAGTCGAAGAAGGGCCTTTACAATTCCGACGTCAAGACGCTCGATCTAGACACCGAAGTGGTGATCCGGTCGGAAGGACGCTTCACCGCCCGCATGGACAAGGCCCATGTGGTCGTCGGCGAGAAACGACTGACCAGCGATGTCCCGGTCGCGGTCGAGTTGTCGAACGGGACGATCAACGCCAATGGCGTGCAAATAACCAATGACGGCAACAATATTCTGTTCTTGAATGGGGTGAAGGCCCATTTTGGAAGCTCGAACTCTCAAGGAGACCGCACCCCATGAACCGCCGCGCCAGCCTCGCCGTACTCTCCGCGCTTGCTGGGCTCGCTTTCGGCGGGCTTGGGGCTTCCGCCCAGACGGTCGATATGTCGGCTGCCACGCAGGAGAGCAAGACGCCTCGCAATGTCGATATCGAGGCCGACACGATGGAAATCCTCGATGAGCAGAAGAAGGCCATCTTCAAGGGCAATGTGAACGCCAAGCGCGGAGATGTGACGCTTAAGACCGATACGCTGGTCGTGACCTATGAGGAGCAGCTCGACGCCAAGGGCGAGAAGAAGACCGAAGTCACCCTGCTCGACGCCGACGGCAATGTGGTGATCGTCACAGCCAAGCAGACGGTTACCGGCAAGACCGCCCATATGGACGTCAAAGCGAACAAGCTCTGGGTGAAGGGCGGCGCCAAGGTGCTGCAGGGCAAGACGGTGATGAACGGCGAGCAGCTGTTCGTCGATCTCAAGACCAATAAGAGCGAGATGACCGGTGGTCGGGTCAAGGGCAGTTTC
This genomic stretch from Nordella sp. HKS 07 harbors:
- the lptC gene encoding LPS export ABC transporter periplasmic protein LptC; the encoded protein is MSSRIDAMPRGARRRNARAATRARLAPYVSAAFGLVLIGVVLAFLYQTGAFTPAPAPVEEAVVPADHVTVTTSTITGLDRQQQPYSISAVTGIQDKAEPKFIKLDQVSGATSRKNGEAITFQSKKGLYNSDVKTLDLDTEVVIRSEGRFTARMDKAHVVVGEKRLTSDVPVAVELSNGTINANGVQITNDGNNILFLNGVKAHFGSSNSQGDRTP
- a CDS encoding undecaprenyl-diphosphate phosphatase produces the protein MPIEQILILALIQGITEFLPISSSGHLLLVPLLTGWPDQGLMTDVMVHMGSFLAVVVYFWRDILKLIGGAIDLLRGRMTVWGKLALFIIAATIPAVILGPILDKIGFMDAARSMPQLVAWNAIIFGILLYLCDRYGLWVKRMENMTFGQAMIIGVAQAIAIIPGTSRSGITMTAGRALGFERPEAARFSFLLGIPAIAGAGVLKLGTAISEGHPISGDQLLTAAFTFIVALATIAVLMKLVKVTSFLPFAIYRVALGVILLALIYSGYSFGTVH
- a CDS encoding complex I NDUFA9 subunit family protein, which gives rise to MTLAPSETLITLIGGSGFLGRHVTRALAKRGYRIRVACRRPDLAGHVQPLGVPGQIMPVQANVRYPDSLAAVCEGAQAVINLTGVLYSAGAQSFDAIHVFGAEATARAAKAAKAKLFIQMSAIGADAGSTSDYAKSKAEGEARARANFQGAIVLRPSIVFGPEDQFFNRFAAMARFSPALPLIGGGETKFQPVFVGDIARAVTRLIDANVASGKTYELGGPEVQSFRSLIDFTLETIGRKRLLVPVPWSVARVQGMIMGLLPKPLLTSDQVELLKHDNVVSPEAIEEGRTLQGLGITPRGIEAIVPSYLYRYRKAGEFSGPTGKPKEIVDLN
- a CDS encoding SDR family oxidoreductase; the encoded protein is MPHLFCFGLGFTGQALARRLTAKGWTVTGTSRSGENGTLAFDGSTALPQSAFDGVTHLLISVPPGPQGDPVLSRHADDLRQRARQFQWAGYLSTTGVYGDRHGDWVDETSPLTPTTERGQRRLAAETQWHELGLPLHIFRLAGIYGPGRNQLVSILDGTAKRIVKQGQIFSRIHVEDIAGVLEASIARPDPERAYNVCDDEPCPPQEVVAFAAELLDRPPPPEIAFDAAALSPMAKSFYAESKRVSNKRIKQELGYRLLFPTYREGLTALLATLPS
- a CDS encoding LptA/OstA family protein, translating into MNRRASLAVLSALAGLAFGGLGASAQTVDMSAATQESKTPRNVDIEADTMEILDEQKKAIFKGNVNAKRGDVTLKTDTLVVTYEEQLDAKGEKKTEVTLLDADGNVVIVTAKQTVTGKTAHMDVKANKLWVKGGAKVLQGKTVMNGEQLFVDLKTNKSEMTGGRVKGSFVPEQ
- the queG gene encoding tRNA epoxyqueuosine(34) reductase QueG, with translation MTSLEDRLRERAKDEGFAELRIADPAAAPQAGGRLGEFLDLGREGDMGWLKETADRRADPHVLWPEARSVILLAMSYGPEIDPMSRLAHKDTGVISVYALGRDYHDVIKGKLKHVAQWLARETQQDVKVFVDTAPLMEKPLAEAAGLGWQGRHTNLVSRQLGSWFFLGAILSAAELKRDEAESDHCGSCRACLDICPTHAFPAPYQLDARRCISYLTIEHKGHIDRELRAAIGNRIFGCDDCLAVCPWNKFAGIAREAKLKARGDLIAPRLADLARLDDQAFRALFTASPVKRSGRDRFIRNVLIAIGNSGDAGLAPEAERLLGDTSALVRAMAVWALSRLLPEGDFSHLRDKHAQQETDDAVAAEWQKA
- a CDS encoding glutathione S-transferase family protein — protein: MPRLHHFTLDPYSRRMRLALNEYGSPAELRDEQPWAPSADLFRFNAAGTLPVLVEDDGSAVSGVEALSEYLEETRNGATSLIPGNAAARAEVRRLTGWFDTKFYAEVAEPVLTEKVVRRFMPREQGGGSPEMTRVRKGLDLLKAHLDYVGRLADGRNWLAGDHLSLADLAGAAHFSAIDYIGDVPWADFPSAKAWFQRLKSRPSFRPLLADSVRGMPASKSYTDLDF
- a CDS encoding sulfite exporter TauE/SafE family protein — protein: MKSKIAAFGSGTAVGTLGGLIGLGGAEFRLPILISLFRFPALEAVILNKAMSLVVVATALPFRAATVPFDTIASHWSIIVNLLAGSLLGAWVGASWATKLTSQTLYRTIAVLLVVMAAVLLWGHALDGGQSLLNGTAQMIAGALAGFAIGVVASLMGVAGGELLIPTLMLLFGADIKLAGSLSLAVSLPTMLVGFARYSGDRSFVVIREHWRFALTMAAGSVVGAIIGGKLLGLVPDAVLLPVLALILILSAIKVWGHQ
- a CDS encoding ribonuclease D; the encoded protein is MAVKIYKGDLPAGLDLGPEVAIDTETLGLNPLRDKLCVVQLSSGDGNAHLVQLDRSAYDAPRLKALLENREALKIFHFARFDVATLKHYLGVVTGPVYCTKIASKLSRTYTDRHGLKDLVKELLGIELNKQQQSSDWGAHVLSDSQKQYAAQDVLYLHELKARLDQMLEREGRKGLARACFDFVPVRAELDLLGWTEDDVFAH